In one window of Zingiber officinale cultivar Zhangliang chromosome 11A, Zo_v1.1, whole genome shotgun sequence DNA:
- the LOC122032626 gene encoding nucleobase-ascorbate transporter 12-like, with protein sequence MASRDHPPRRQRPGPWPPATDAAQQPPPQQLSWARRTGFKGTVSGESDASDSGQIALPKPTESGSKVDLEAGTREGSSTALPTPPVPSVGEQESKERGAIVPAPVDQSHQTARRRSAGSGPNGHVVRFDTRPRERREEEPATLPQLEEEEGPAMRQSHINYELRDSPGLVPVIFYSLQHYLSILGSLILIPLVIVPAMGGTYEDTSAVVSTVLLVSGLTTLLHTFFGTRLPLVQGPSYVYLAPALAIINSPEFQGLKENSFRHIMKELQGALIASSVFQAMVGYTGLASLLLRFINPVVVSPTIASIGLSFFAYGFTQVATCLEIGMLQILLVVIFSLYFRKIRIYGHRIFLIHAVPLGLGFTWLIAFLLTELGVYSYKGCDANVPVSNTVTAYCRKHVPRMKHCHVDTSHALRSAPWFRFPYPLQWGTPIFNWRMTLVMCVVSIIASVDSVGTYHASALLVASRPPTPGVVSRGIGMEGISSVLAALWGTGVASTTLTENIHTIATTKMGSRRAIELGAVILILLSFVGKIGGFIASIPDVMVAGLLCCMWAMIAALGLSNLRYSETGSSRNNIIIGLSLFLSLSVPAYFQQYGLIPSSNSSVPSYFQPYAVASHGPIHTRSRGVNYVLNTLFSFHMVIAFIVAFILDNTVPGSRQERGVYVWSEPEAAKREPAITKDYGLPFRIGRMFTWVKWVGL encoded by the exons ATGGCGAGCAGGGACCATCCGCCGCGTCGCCAGCGACCGGGGCCATGGCCTCCGGCCACCGACGCCGCGCAACAGCCGCCGCCGCAGCAGCTCTCCTGGGCGAGGAGGACAGGGTTTAAGGGCACGGTCTCCGGCGAGTCCGACGCTAGCGATTCTGGCCAGATTGCGCTCCCCAAGCCGACAGAATCAGGGAGCAAGGTGGATCTGGAAGCAGGAACTCGGGAAGGTTCCTCCACAGCGCTTCCTACGCCGCCTGTACCTTCCGTGGGGGAGcaggagagcaaggagagaggcGCAATTGTACCAGCGCCTGTAGATCAGAGTCATCAGACGGCGAGGAGGAGAAGCGCCGGTTCGGGACCTAATGGACATGTGGTACGGTTCGATACTCGACCGAgggaaagaagagaagaggaaccTGCTACATTGCCTCaactagaggaagaggaagggccTGCTATGCGTCAATCGCACATTAACTATGAGCTGAGAGACAGTCCTGGTCTTG TACCGGTCATATTTTATAGTCTGCAACACTATCTTTCCATACTGGGTTCTTTGATTCTGATCCCGCTTGTTATAGTTCCAGCTATGGGGGGAACTTAT GAGGATACTTCAGCTGTGGTATCGACGGTGCTTTTGGTTTCAGGGCTGACAACATTGCTACATACATTCTTTGGAACAAGGTTGCCACTGGTGCAGGGGCCTTCCTATGTTTATCTGGCACCTGCACTGGCAATAATCAATTCTCCAGAGTTCCAGGGTCTTAAAGAAAAT AGTTTTAGGCACATCATGAAGGAACTACAAGGAGCTTTAATTGCATCTTCTGTATTTCAAGCAATGGTGGGATATACTGGACTTGCATCATTGCTATTAAG GTTCATCAACCCTGTTGTTGTATCCCCAACAATTGCATCCATTGGCCTATCGTTTTTTGCTTATGGTTTCACTCAAGTAGCCACCTGCTTAGAGATTGGCATGTTGCAGATACTACTGGTTGTTATATTTTCACTA TATTTTCGGAAGATACGCATATATGGCCATCGTATATTCTTGATACATGCT GTGCCATTAGGCCTGGGGTTCACATGGCTCATTGCTTTTCTTCTCACAGAGCTTGGAGTTTACAGTTATAAAGGTTGTGATGCAAATGTACCTGTCTCAAATACTGTCACAGCTTACTGCAGGAAGCATGTGCCAAGAATGAAACACTGCCATGTTGATACATCTCACGCCTTAAGATCTGCTCCCTGGTTTAGGTTTCCATACCCACTGCAGTGGGGTACACCTATTTTCAATTGGAGGATGACCCTAGTGATGTGTGTGGTATCTATAATTGCATCAGTTGACTCT GTGGGAACATACCATGCATCAGCTTTGTTAGTGGCCTCAAGACCCCCTACGCCTGGAGTAGTTAGCAGGGGTATCGGTATGGAAGGCATCTCTAGTGTCTTGGCTGCACTTTGGGGCACAGGAGTCGCTTCAACCACTCTCACTGAGAATATTCACACTATTGCTACAACTAAAATGGGTAGTCGGAGAGCTATTGAGCTCGGTGCTGTCATTCTCATTCTGTTATCTTTTGTTG GGAAAATAGGAGGATTTATAGCTTCTATCCCAGATGTCATGGTGGCTGGTCTTCTTTGCTGTATGTGGGCCATGATTGCTGCTCTGGGCTTGTCAAACCTGCGATACAGCGAGACTGGAAGCTCCAGGAATAATATCATAATTGGCCTCTCATTGTTTCTCTCACTATCAGTACCTGCCTACTTCCAACAATATGGACTTATTCCATCTTCAAATTCATCCGTTCCAAGTTACTTCCAACCATATGCTGTTGCATCTCATGGACCTATTCATACAAGATCTCGAGGG GTGAACTATGTTCTGAATACTTTGTTTTCATTTCACATggtgattgcatttattgttgcaTTTATTCTTGACAACACTGTTCCTGGGAGCCGTCAAGAACGTGGAGTATATGTTTGGTCTGAACCAGAGGCAGCAAAAAGGGAACCAGCCATTACCAAAGACTACGGCTTGCCTTTCAGAATCGGACGTATGTTCACATGGGTGAAATGGGTTGGCTTATAG
- the LOC122032627 gene encoding uncharacterized protein At2g27730, mitochondrial-like: MAAKIAARYVARRLSSGGKVLSEEEKAAENVFIKKIEKEKLEKLAQKGPKPAEEAPVKPEPSSTEVKSTATQGSSTAGTSTDPIRNYAVLAGTAAAVCGLGWYLLSKPSKTEEVVD, translated from the exons ATGGCCGCCAAGATCGCAGCAAGGTACGTCGCCCGCAGGCTCTCCTCCGGTGGGAAGGTTCTCAGCGAGGAGGAGAAAGCGGCGGAGAACGTTTTCATCAAG aaaattgagaaagaaaagttAGAGAAGCTTGCGCAGAAG GGCCCAAAACCTGCAGAGGAAGCCCCAGTCAAACCAGAACCCTCATCCACTGAGGTGAAGTCCACTGCTACACAAGGGTCATCGACAGCGGGTACTTCAACCGACCCGATCCGCAACTATGCTGTGCTTGCTGGGACTGCTGCTGCTGTTTGTGGCCTGGGCTGGTATCTCCTCTCGAAACCAAGTAAAACAGAAGAAGTAGTTGATTGA